The Juglans microcarpa x Juglans regia isolate MS1-56 chromosome 2D, Jm3101_v1.0, whole genome shotgun sequence DNA window ACAATGCTACAGTAGACTGTTgtatagtttaatttttttattctttttaaaataattaaattagtctattcattatttatatactatatatttaatatgagaaaaaaattaaaataatcacataaaagATAATGTGTGATGTATGAGAtttataagtagaattttttgaaagtttttataagaaattaattttcgtCAAATGAACCAtcgaattttcaaaaaaaaaaaattgagtaaataaatATCACCATATAAATAAAGGAACTTGTGTGGCCAATTTTAGTCTCTAATTAATAATTCAAACATGTTTCTCGGATCATAACTGGTTTTCTTtcatataatgtaaaaaaaactcagattttctaaaattattagttttttatttaaatatgttaacatGTTTCCTATTGAAATAAACAGCacctttttgttttataaatcaattaaattatgtgagaataaataaattgtgtCATGTTACAAGACACTCTCAATCCCATGTGAAGGAACTTCGTGACACGTTGATAAgctaaatgaaaattttaaaagatgtAATACGACaatacaaataacaaaaaatatagatatacaatttttttttttttacaatgatttatacaactatctttaaattataaatattattgtaaaagaagttaagaaagtaacatcattttacattatccttcttttaaaatatagttataaaaaatattattaaaataattatgcgtGTATCGTTATTATgtctataatcataaaaaaataattattttgactatCTAAGATATTTAAAGATTGAGCAAAATCTTCTTATCGTTTTGAATCATATTTTAACCGAAATATGAAGTGCAAAAGTTAAAATCAAGTTACAAAACTATATGCTATTAATTTTTTCCTGTAATTGTCTTGGCACAACTGAATTCAACGTggttagatttgaaaaaaaaaaaaagaattgttataattataaagaaattataaaaaaataaattcataaactaccgtaattttataagatttgttaAACTTaagtcataataaaaataattttataatataatatattatagttaaacttacttcataataaaaataattttataatataatatattatattaaattacgttaatttataaattatattttaatataatatttttataactaaaatattttcttttaaaaaagaacggTCAGGGAGGCAACACGACAGATAACGACAGAAAGCGGATTACAGTAAACGGAAAGAATTACGAGTACTCGATAAGGATATTATGGACAATACGAGGGATGACGGCGACGGGGGTGAACAGCGAAAGGTCCCGCCGTTATAAATAATTGAGAAGGGAGTTGGAGGGGGTGGGTGGGGAGGGTTCAATCAATGTGTGATGGGTTTATACATGGGCGTGGTGTGACCGTGTGGCGAGTCAGAGGTCAATAGCTTTTTTGGGATGAGTGGGACCCTTTACAGATCATCAATGTGGATCAGCCTTTGTCCACATCCCCAATCACAATCTCGttcgtttctttttttgtttttgttttgtttttccttcctttatttgtattttaaagcATCTTATCAACTTGAAATAATTGAGAGAAAAAGGAACGTGATTTTGGAGTATAATATTTCAATCCTAaactaatatatagatatatatatatatatatattagttgagtttggtttatattttttaaaaatttcattaaacatATCCAGCTCGAAAGTGAATAGACATGATTGAAATACTGatgaaaaaaactaatataatattatttattcaatttttaaacatatGTATCCAATAAAATGTTAACACAATGTAAACCAAATTTACattaatttatgcataaaaatatgttaaaaattaataagGAAAATTGATGCAAAGAATTTATAGATGTAGAATGACCAATTAATGATTGAAGTACCATTTAAAAGAAGAATTTAGTGGatataatgataaataaatgaatacaGATATGTAACTTTTGAtgtataaattctaaaatgtgtTGATCTGGATTGATAACCTAAGGTTTGACCCGTGAACAGTTCATTCCTCAAATTAATATTAGAATGAAACAATTTCACGTGAATCTAATGGCCACACTTGGAAAGATATGATGCAAGTATCAAAACACCATGTGGTATAGTTGATACCTTTAGGGACCACTGCCACCAAGGCTCTAACCATAGgcgaatatttttttcatgtgtattTGTGAATCTATGATACCTTGATACATTTGTATACTACATTTTTCATAACAAGATATGAAAAGTAAGGATTAATCTTGTTTATAATCCAAGAACACGGGCTTCTCGTGTTTTTTTTAGAAGATGGCAACATATAGAGGTGTAAATTGGTTAGTCCGGTCggagtgggggggggggggtgacggatcaaaatcattttcctcAGACTAGACCGATAGCTATTGATTTGGTCAGCCCCGCccaattatttttactttttttaatctttgtttttcaaataaattaataaaaaaatgtatttaaattactaaattaaattaagtgaattattaatattaattatgtaactaactcattaaaaaaattaattgtaattatattgatgatattaatcgctaatttgttactaactcAAAATATGTCAATGTATTATGATAGTTAATGTATAATGAgttatattaaactttttacattttgtatatgaaacataaataattgaattgtcTATAGGTCCCCATCCATGtatgctttatatttacttgtAATTTAggtatttaacaaaaaaattatataataactttgATTAGATCATAGATGCAGATGctagtaattagttaatagtgAATTGGTGATATGTTCATTAATTGAtatcatacattagttaattacaatttacaataatatttgtaattgctttatatttacttacaacttatatattttacaaaaaatttatctaataagtaataactttaattatatcatagatgtagatgttagtaattagttaatggtgaatcAGTGATAAGTTAGTTAATTAAtatcatacattagttaattacaatttacaataatatttgtaattgcttCATATTTACTTACAAgttaggtattttacaaaaaagattatctaataattttaattagatcatagatgtagatattagtaattagttaatggtaAATTAGTAGTaggttaattgataatatacattagttaattaatagaatattaatttataattacatatttaaaatttaaaatttaatattgttaatgttgatagattagatgaaaactatacaattattatataaaataatatagttacaaattaaaaatatatattttcctattcGGTCGATTCTTGGACCGAAATCGACCGGCCGATTTGGTCCGGACAAAACCAATCAATTTATCTTGTCCAGAGCAACCGACTTACAACCCTAGCAACATACAACTCATTATCcattattttatctttcatgCTTAGCATTCTAAATAGAATCATTCTATTTGAAAGTTGTTATACTACACACAAttcatatgatataatttgaattaaaaataaataaattttaaaactcttatattataaatcaaatcatacCATGTGGATGATATGTGACGTAAAGACTTTCAAATTATTATAGTGAACAGATTACTCTATTTCGAGATTTTGTTACTTACCTCTTTTTATGCATccttttcatataaatttttttttctaagccttttcatataataattacaCATGAGTATTAGTtgttagttattttatttttgatattttaaagTTAGAATGTATTGGTTTTGAGTATCCCCGAGGAATCGAGGATTTTATTGCAAGGGAAGCATTCATGTGGATTGTGTAAACACCATAGCTTataacatgaatttattttcttaaataaatataaatgttttaatatGTTTATCTATTAAATTCTTAGGAATCtcaaattttctttacaaactaattattatgTAGTTTAAAGTATAAATTAGGTGGTATTTTGATAAAGATCAAAATGTCATATAATGAAGTAGTCATATTTTGAAGTACACAATTActaaattttaacaatatttattcatatCAGAAGATAAGAGAAATATGCGTTTATATTCAAAGATATcttatgatttatatatatatttatttatttattttataatgaacGAAACTACAATTTAGAGGGGAAAAATTACAGCGCGCAATGTttacaaaaagagaaaagtttGGGGCTTCTTTGCAAAAACCTCAGTCTTGACCAGACTAGGGCTTTACCCTTTCGAGCTCCCAAAATCCCCTGCACCAATGGCGGAATCCATTTGCAGAGCACTCCGAGATGGTGCACTGGAGGGAGAGCACGCGCCGGCTCTCACTATTAGGGACTCCTTAGCGTCACCTTTCGGGTTCGATGTCTTCACTCACGTCCTCACCCAGCTCTCCTCCAACATTTTGGCAGGAAAATCCCAGTCCGGGTTAGTAAGGGCGTAAATGGCAAAGcttccaccccccccccccccccgatcCTAGACtctgaaaatttatatttcgcTAAATCCTTTTAGTGCCAATCTTTTTGCAGCGGTCTCGTGCTCGTCGCTTTCACTCGGAGCCCATCGTTTTATATGCGTTTGTTGAAGACGAGAGGAATCGATGTTGCTTCATCCCGGAAGTGGTGAGGCACCTTAAACAATTTATTGTCACACTTATTacaattatgattattattaagtattttatttaagtataCACTGATATGCAATTCATCATAGTTGCAGAATGTGTGACTTGAACTGGAGGTAATTGGAACGTATTTTCTTAAGTAAATTTTGTTGTCATGGTTAACGTGTGGGGACCTTGGTTGTGACAGGATCCAGATTTTGGATTGTTATACGGATCCTCTTGGTTGGAAGGATAGGCTTGTGGACTCCGGAAATATTACGCCACTTTCTAAGGAAGCTTCCACCGGAGAGAGTTTGTGTAAGAACATTAAGGATATGGCCAAGTTATTCTCGTCAATTATTGAGCTGGGGAAAGGTGTGCTTATACTCTTAATATCAGAGTGTTCCTGTGCATTCATAATAGTTTCagtgaattttgtttttattttataccaCTCTCTCTTTGTAGAGCCAGAAAGTAGGATGTATTTTATTGGCCCCATGGGGAGAATGGTAAAGGTGCGGTATTGTTTTAGAATGGGTCGTTGGTATGAATGTTGTCAATTACCAAGAAAAGGGTATTTTCTTGATattgtttattgttttctttttttttgatcggtaactTTCCCAAATGGTAAAAGTACCAGAAGCTCCCGGTGAGGATCAAACTCACGACCTTTCGAGTGttattgtttattgttttctagtatttatttttgggccgtactcttaaaaaaaataatttttgggtGGTTTTCTGTTGTTGCAGGATTAGTTGGACAAGGCAAAGTTCGTTTTTGTGTTGCCATAGACACGGTAAGTTTGGAtcttataattgtaaatatatagtACATGCAAATTGAATGGTTGATGCAATTACTGCGATGTTTGGATGAACTTCTAGCCAGCCTGCTCATTGTAGCGTAAAAATTGTACTTTGCTACTGTCTATGTTCTTCTGCACGTCAATATCATCTCGAATTATAATGTGAACTCTTCATGTGAGAAGTCTATCAATTTGGGTGACGTGCAGAAACTTCATATTGAGTACCAAACATgcaccaaaaaaagaaaatcttgaattttgaatttttcatgtCCTTTTCTGTGTAGTTGCATGGAAACTTCCTCTCTAGAGCTAGTGATGTACCATCAAACACCATGATGATAggcttttaaaaagaaaacaaatgcaATGGGGGCTAGTTTGTCTTGGGTCATGTAAAACCTTGATTAGTTTTGCCCTTCCTCTAGTAAATATGCTGAAATGGCCATTATGTGGGCTTCCAGCGTGTTGTCTAGTTCAGCTGATAGGAATTTGACACAGTATAGCATTTTATAAGCTATTTAAGAGCAATTCTACAGGCTTTTCTCATCATGATTATAATAATTCATTAACTTAATGGGCATGGCAGAGTGTAGTAAAAACACAAGACCGAGGTACATACTTAATATAACAGGGGCGAATCCACTTTAGGTTTAGGAGAATATACACATTGCCACATCATTTATGAATTCAGTTTGTGCTTTTAATGAGAAATTTAcagtaataataatttactgATATGATTCAGGATTGGGTTAGAGTATATTAGAATTTTCTTCCATGACTACTTAACGTAAtcttttctttagattttttagtTGTTTTATTGAAAAGTGTGTTAGTAACAATTCAACTTCTGTAAGTCCCTTAAGTCAgctgtttttttataaaatttagcaGTAGTTTAACCCAAAtggaaaaaagtaaaataaagtaAAGAGTCTAGAAGTCTTTATTCTACAGTTCTACTTGTGCAAGTCCCCAGACTTTTCTCATACTAATTCTTGGAAAAAGAGggaaattttggtttttttcccctttgtttcaaattttgtagGAATTTAAACCAAGCACTAGTTATATGGTTAAACTAAACCttttgcatttatttgaaaatagaaaatactgCTGGAGGACTAGTTATGCTATAATGTTCACCTTAAATTTTGGGAATGATTGTGGTGTATTTGCTTTTCTATGCCAGTAGTCTTCATGTTCCTGTATTAAACTTTTGCCTGTTTCTaatgaattctttttaaattctaCCAGGTCAATGAAATGTTACGACATGCATCTATATCATCAGTATCAGGCCTTATAAGCAATCTTCGAAGCAATGGTATAGACATGTTTTATTCCTTCTTGATCAAGTACAATTTCCAGCTCTCATAAAACCTAGTGCTTTGTTGCCGCTGTAACTTTATGGGACCTACTGGAATATCTTTGTGCTGTTTTGTTATCTTCTTTGCTTCTGCAATTCTCATTGTATATTCAAATACAACTCTCTGGCTTCTTGGATtacttgatatttatttttggtactTGGAATAAATGGAAAATGTGGAATAACTACAGTTTTTGAATGCCATGGGGGATTACTCTTAACTCAAATTGGGTTACAGTTACCCTACagttaaattttgtataagGCCAGCTTTTGGATGGTTGTAGTTTGACATTTATATTGCGGTTTCAGATCAGGTTTCGAGTATCTTTTGGTTGTTACATTCAGACCTTCATGAAGACAGGGTTGCTGCCATTCTTGGGTATATGTCCTCTATTGTAGCCAGCATAGAACCATTAAATCAATCTGCAAATGGACAGATATGCAATTCGGAGAACCTCTCTCTCCTTGAACGTAATTATTGGAAAGGGAAGCTTCATGTCCGGTTCAAGCGCAGAAATGGGCGTGTTCGAGTGATGgtgatctctccctctctccctctctttctctggATGCTTCTATTCTTATTTACAAAGTGGCAAACTGACATGGTCTTTTGATATCCAGCAAGAAGAATTTGATGTTGAGCAGTCAGTCATCAACTTTACTTCCCTTTCATCTGGAGATGAATTAATCAATCGAAACCTTTTGCCAAAGGTCAGTTGTGTAGCGTCATCTTGATTAGAGTTTTaattgatctctctctctctctctctctctctctcacacacacacacacaccccacACGAGGTATGCAACAATTCCTTAGTGCATTTAGATGATATCTTGTTATTAATCCCTATATCCCATACTGAGGTCCATTCAAGGACAACAAAATGTTATAAATTGTGATTTCATTGTGATGTTTATGTCCTTCACCTACCCGAGCTCCTCCTACTTGTTTACTATGATGGCTCAGAGATGGGTTTTGATGGTgggttgagacttgaatatggtGGACTGCAATAGTTCACCATTAACAAAGATTTCATTATCCATCCTTCCCATTGGAatctttcttattattttttatttaaatccaATGTTTACTGATCATAATGATCTCAAAGAGTTCAGAAAACCATTCAAATTTCATGTATCTTCCACAAACTTAAGGGTTTCATATAGCACATCTGGTCCTATTGGTTTTCTTTCTAATCTATAAACACAGATGAATTtgtgctcctctctctctctccctctgacCCACACAATTGAACTTTGATGGGTTATTTAGCCTTATAGGAGGAGTGTTTGATGCTTCTTTCAACAGGTACAATTCAGTCTACAGCTGTCAGAGAAGGAGCAAAACGATAGGGCTAAAGTTGTACTTCCTTTTGAGCACCAAGGTACGGTACCAGGgatgtgtatatggcatatatgtgcatgttttattttttaagtgaatTTGTATCTTGTAATCAAAGATCAGAAGGTAGGATTTTCCTTTTGTAATATCTTTTCTTAGATATTCTCCAAGGTGTGCATGTTTTTAATTACTTCTGCTTGCTTTAGGAAATGGTAAgcccatacatatatatgatggCCGGAGGTCTCTTGAAGATAGCCACAATGAGGCAACATCTGTTTCGACCGGAATATTGCAAACACTTGAGAACTCAAGCAAGGGCGAGATAATCTATCTGCGTGATTCAGACGATGAGAGGCCAGATTCTGATGAGGACCCAGACGATGATTTGGATATATAATTGTGTTGCACCTTTTTTGATCTTGGAGGGCGAGAGTGCCACATGTAGGTACATTTATGTTTTCCCTGTGTCTCTTTTCTTGTGCAATATTCGAGCATAATTAGAAAGTTACTCTGCTACTGTAGAATTCCATACCGACTTATTCTTTTATCTATTTGAATTAACGGGTAGTTTTATATGAATGTGAAGAAGCTCAGCTTCCTTATTAAATAACAATGATTATGAAATAAGCTGTACCTAACACATTCCATCTTTCTGCTTGTTTGTTGCATATATTCTCAACACCCTCCCCCCTTTTCCTCTCTAATCGTTTGAattgcctttttattttgtcAGTTG harbors:
- the LOC121250634 gene encoding elongator complex protein 5, yielding MAESICRALRDGALEGEHAPALTIRDSLASPFGFDVFTHVLTQLSSNILAGKSQSGGLVLVAFTRSPSFYMRLLKTRGIDVASSRKWIQILDCYTDPLGWKDRLVDSGNITPLSKEASTGESLCKNIKDMAKLFSSIIELGKGLVGQGKVRFCVAIDTVNEMLRHASISSVSGLISNLRSNDQVSSIFWLLHSDLHEDRVAAILGYMSSIVASIEPLNQSANGQICNSENLSLLERNYWKGKLHVRFKRRNGRVRVMQEEFDVEQSVINFTSLSSGDELINRNLLPKVQFSLQLSEKEQNDRAKVVLPFEHQGNGKPIHIYDGRRSLEDSHNEATSVSTGILQTLENSSKGEIIYLRDSDDERPDSDEDPDDDLDI